Proteins co-encoded in one Anopheles moucheti chromosome X, idAnoMoucSN_F20_07, whole genome shotgun sequence genomic window:
- the LOC128307173 gene encoding LOW QUALITY PROTEIN: monocarboxylate transporter 12 (The sequence of the model RefSeq protein was modified relative to this genomic sequence to represent the inferred CDS: substituted 2 bases at 2 genomic stop codons), whose amino-acid sequence MTHGPPASRKRQQQQIDSDIEQSATEVDNGLPTPPDGGWGWMVVLASFSIHIITDGLTYSFGIFYSEFLTYFNEGKGYTAWIASILVGVTLCSGPISSSLVNRYGCRAVTIAGALLASASLAVSMYATSVFMLFITIGVGTGLGLGLIYLPAIVSVTMYFERLRSLATGIAVCGSGLGTSIFAPLTEVLIQKFQWQGALLAIAGIVLICVLFGLMFRPLVHEPNAGKELQELTQHSSADQGNSTKPTTANANEGNLKRSNSHGNVEAPKIDLNAVGFCFPAQEFXASNXAPLLPTPQNGHSVSGHNLDKHARSTPTDEAKRLGLSQPLLTAPEQQVVLKRTESGTMYRKDALYTGSVHNIASRHTSQANLSVYEKGSYGSVQGNGVHRPVGEPDTPERCCGCIPCSRETCDTFREMMNFSILKDPIFIVFTVSNFLTSVGFNVPYVYLAAQAQVLGIGSQDASYLLGIIGIANTVGRIVLGYLSDKTWVNRLAVYNCSLAVCGIATALSVFCLDFYWLAVYSAVYGFTIGAYVGLTSVILVDLLGLEKLTNAFGLLLLFQGIASFVGPPIAGWLYDYTLSYGPGFIMAGTTIAISGAMLFAIPSMQRYLARRQTATANVGIPLE is encoded by the exons ATGACACACGGGCCACCAGCAAGCCGCAagcggcaacagcaacagatcGACAGCGATATTGAGCAGAGCGCCACCGAGGTAGACAACGGGTTGCCAACACCGCCGGACGGTGGTTGGGGCTGGATGGTGGTGTTGGCCTCGTTCAGCATTCACATCATCA CCGACGGTTTGACATATTCGTTCGGCATCTTCTACTCCGAGTTCCTGACGTACTTCAACGAAGGCAAAGGCTATACGGCGTGGATCGCATCAATTCTTGTAGGCGTTACACTATGTTCAG GGCCCATCTCGTCGTCGCTGGTCAACCGGTATGGGTGTAGGGCGGTTACGATTGCCGGGGCACTGCTGGCTAGTGCCTCGTTGGCGGTGAGCATGTACGCGACCAGCGTATTCATGCTGTTCATCACGATCGGTGTCGGTACCGGGCTCGGACTCGGTCTGATCTACCTGCCCGCGATCGTGAGTGTGACGATGTACTTCGAAAGACTGAGATCCCTAGCAACCGGCATTGCGGTGTGCGGTTCCGGCCTAGGGACATCCATCTTTGCCCCTCTCACGGAGGTGCTGATACAGAAATTCCAATGGCAGGGTGCACTGTTGGCGATCGCTGGCATTGTGCTGATCTGTGTGCTCTTTGGTCTGATGTTCCGGCCGCTGGTACACGAACCTAACGCCGGGAAGGAACTGCAGGAGCTGACGCAACATTCCAGCGCTG ATCAGGGCAACAGCACGAAACCAACCACGGCCAACGCTAACGAGGGTAATCTGAAACGCTCCAACAGCCACGGCAATGTGGAGGCACCTAAAATAGATCTCAATGCGGTAGGTTTCTGCTTTCCAGCCCAAGAATTCTAGGCTTCTAATTAAGCACCGCTCTTGCCCACTCCTCAGAACGGACACTCAGTTAGTGGACATAACCTAGACAAGCACGCCCGTTCCACCCCGACCGATGAAGCGAAACGGCTAGGGCTTAGTCAACCACTGCTAACAGCGCCTGAGCAGCAGGTGGTGCTGAAGCGTACCGAAAGCGGCACCATGTATCGAAAGGATGCCCTTTACACCGGTTCCGTGCACAACATCGCATCTCGCCACACGTCCCAGGCGAACCTGTCCGTTTACGAGAAGGGTAGCTACGGCTCGGTACAGGGCAACGGAGTCCATCGGCCGGTGGGTGAACCGGATACACCGGAACGGTGCTGCGGATGCATACCGTGCTCACGCGAAACCTGCGACACGTTCCGCGAGATGATGAACTTCTCGATACTGAAGGATCCCATCTTTATCGTCTTCACCGTATCGAACTTTCTCACCAGCGTCGGGTTTAACGTGCCGTACGTATATCTGGCCGCGCAGGCACAGGTCCTCGGCATTGGATCGCAGGATGCGAGCTATCTGCTCGGTATCATCGGCATCGCGAACACGGTCGGACGTATCGTGCTGGGGTATCTGTCCGACAAGACGTGGGTGAACCGGCTGGCCGTGTACAACTGCTCGCTAGCGGTGTGCGGTATCGCAACCGCCCTGTCGGTGTTCTGTCTCGACTTCTACTGGCTCGCCGTGTACTCGGCCGTGTACGGCTTCACGATCGGTGCGTACGTCGGACTGACGTCCGTCATCCTCGTCGATCTGCTCGGACTCGAAAAGCTGACGAATGCGTTcgggttgctgctgctcttcCAGGGCATTGCCTCGTTCGTGGGACCACCTATCGCAG GCTGGCTGTACGATTACACACTCTCTTACGGGCCCGGATTCATTATGGCCGGCACGACGATCGCTATCAGTGGTGCGATGCTGTTCGCCATCCCGTCAATGCAGCGATACTTGGCCCGCCGTCAAACCGCCACCGCCAACGTGGGCATTCCGTTAgagtaa
- the LOC128306813 gene encoding gamma-aminobutyric acid receptor subunit alpha-6 has translation MAPTMHLLPAVIPVLLLALTSISMEALASVLNPLGTLEKRIMGSANSSINDGEGSLYGKKYKFFYIVPSLDILKYTPATGHNNSRLKTTGSVPIPHRNASQADLLLLAPSFVALGDGTSSRRLTDSDQRRLSVELHKVRHFATIAGVQPNAASAQRAKTRPVDLGVFATQHHMREEQRTPYTYRPLSSDTYHSYKSNRYYIYTDPVRLRGDTGERHAHRRDPASADDSHKSRQPDEDPVGSLVYHRQVRSFNRSDEVPEREKSDRFKRRSAVDDMLSKNITIILENLLKRYENSQIPTHGQGVPTLVETNILIRSMGPVSELDMDYSMDCYFRQYWRDKRLSFRGPIKSLSLSIKMLERIWRPDTYFYNGKHSHVHTITVPNKLLRLSQDGEILYSMRLTIKASCLMELRSFPMDRQSCPLVLGSYAYSRQQLVYQWKDEDSVNFVPGMTLSQFDLMSFGQKNYTFIRREGEFSVLHVSFNLQRHTGYFLIQVYVPCILIVVLSWVSFWIHREATSDRVGLGITTVLTLSTISLDSRTDLPKVRYATALDWFLLMSFFYCIATLLEFAGVHYFTKVGSGEIPLDEEEWEDMEGVAEIRDLPSLQQHLSTAVAIESPRLLAARRRSSLICPIYNDPTHMFKPTSSHLSTMERTTQTEPPKEPTWKQVWLCFLGDDQFRRRRQREASARGGGNRHVNSVSLIDQAARILFPMSFTFFNILYWLVYYTYQADFTWTPLKEV, from the exons ATGGCGCCCACAATGCATCTACTACCCGCTGTCATCCCAGTGCTGCTGCTCGC ATTGACCAGTATATCAATGGAAGCCTTGGCGAGCGTTTTGAATCCACTTGGTACACTGGAAAAGCGGATAATGGGATCCGCCAACTCGTCCATCAACGACGGGGAGGGAAGTCTTTATGGGAAAAAGTACAAGTTCTTCTACATCGTTCCGAG CCTGGACATATTAAAGTACACCCCAGCCACTGGACATAACAATTCTCGTCTGAAAACGACCGGTTCCGTACCGATCCCTCACCGTAACGCATCTCAGGCCGATCTACTACTGCTAGCACCCTCCTTTGTAGCTCTCGGTGACGGAACATCTTCCAGGCGGCTAACCGACTCCGACCAGCGTAGACTCTCCGTGGAGCTACACAAGGTACGCCATTTTGCAACGATTGCAGGTGTACAACCGAACGCAGCTAGTGCACAGCGGGCGAAAACTCGCCCCGTTGATCTCGGTGTGTTCGCTACCCAACACCACATGCGAGAGGAGCAACGTACGCCATACACGTACCGTCCATTGTCATCGGACACATACCACAGCTACAAGTCCAACCGATACTACATCTACACTGACCCTGTGCGGCTGCGTGGAGACACCGGTGAACGTCACGCACACCGACGCGATCCGGCGTCGGCTGATGATAGTCACAAAAGTCGACAACCGGATGAAGATCCAGTTGGCTCGCTCGTCTATCACCGACAGGTGCGATCATTCAACAGATCGGATGAGGTTCCGGAACGGGAGAAGAGCGATCGCTTCAAGCGCCGAAGTGCGGTCGATGATATGTTGAGCAAGAACATTACCATTATACTGGAGAATCTTCTGAAGCGATACGAAAACTCACAAATTCCTACGCACGGACAAG GTGTACCAACTTTGGTGGAGACCAACATTCTCATACGAAGCATGGGACCTGTTTCAGAGCTCGATATG GACTACTCGATGGACTGCTACTTCCGGCAGTACTGGCGTGATAAACGGCTTAGCTTCCGCGGTCCAATCAAAAGTCTCTCGCTCAGTATTAAAATGCTGGAACGCATCTGGCGCCCAGACACATACTTCTACAACGGCAAGCACTCGCACGTACACACGATCACGGTGCCAAACAAGCTGCTGCGGCTCAGTCAGGATGGGGAGATACTTTACTCGATGCGGCTTACAATTAAAGCCTCCTGCCTGATGGAGCTACGAAGCTTCCCGATGGATCGCCAGTCCTGCCCGCTGGTGCTGGGAAGTTATGCCTACTCCCGGCAGCAGCTCGTGTACCAGTGGAAGGACGAAGACTCGGTCAACTTCGTACCGGGCATGACGCTCAGCCAGTTCGATCTGATGAGCTTCGGGCAGAAGAACTATACCTTCATCAGGCGCGAGGGTGAATTTTCCGTCCTGCACGTGTCGTTCAACTTGCAGCGTCACACGGGCTACTTTCTCATACAGGTGTACGTGCCGTGCATACTGATCGTGGTGCTGTCCTGGGTGTCCTTCTGGATTCACCGTGAAGCGACGAGCGATCGGGTCGGGCTGGGCATAACGACAGTGCTGACGCTCTCCACCATCAGTCTTGACTCGCGGACCGATTTGCCGAAGGTGCGGTACGCAACCGCGCTGGATTGGTTTCTCCTCATGAGCTTCTTCTACTGCATAGCGACACTGCTCGAGTTTGCCGGTGTGCACTACTTCACCAAG GTCGGTAGTGGTGAGATACCGCTGGATGAGGAGGAATGGGAAGACATGGAGGGTGTGGCAGAGATACGGGATTTGCCATCGCTGCAGCAGCATCTCAGTACGGCCGTCGCAATCGAGTCGCCCCGACTGCTTGCTGCCCGCCGTCGTAGCTCCCTCATCTGTCCAATCTACAACGATCCAACGCACATGTTCAAACCGACCTCCTCACACCTCTCGACGATGGAACGCACCACGCAAACTGAACCGCCAAAGGAACCGACATGGAAGCAGGTTTGGCTGTGCTTCCTGGGTGATGATCAGTTCCGGCGCCGTCGTCAGCGGGAAGCATCCGCCCGAG GTGGCGGTAACCGGCATGTCAATAGCGTTTCGCTCATCGATCAAGCAGCGCGCATTCTCTTCCCTATGTCGTTCACGTTCTTTAACATTCTCTACTGGCTAGTGTACTACACCTACCAAGCGGATTTTACCTGGACTCCGTTGAAAGAGGTTTAA